The following are encoded together in the Proteiniphilum saccharofermentans genome:
- a CDS encoding prenyltransferase, which translates to MRKFCYRTKNKELGKLKNWIIVAHPWAFPASASPALIAISYVFYLYKRGEIVELNWTYGILAFFGAVIFHMAGNLIGEYHDYVSGVDRKEKTGPPRLIVMGIFKPETILYYGYTVLFVGILLGIYLLLNTGLPLLFIGIIGIISSTLYYKFKYIALGDLLIFICYGLSIALGMAYVMTGQLLWPILLVITPVGLLIVAILHANNTRDMLQDKEAGIRTQAMNMGLEGSQITYQTLLLAAYLLVAIMVMIEMLDTWVFLVLLSFPLAIKNIKLMRKATMDDLGIIRFLDTHTAQLVLLFSLLMVAGNVIASFI; encoded by the coding sequence ATGAGAAAATTTTGCTATAGAACAAAGAATAAAGAGTTGGGAAAACTAAAAAACTGGATCATCGTAGCGCATCCGTGGGCGTTCCCTGCATCGGCATCGCCGGCGCTGATTGCCATATCCTATGTCTTTTACCTCTATAAAAGAGGGGAGATCGTTGAATTGAACTGGACATATGGTATTTTGGCTTTTTTCGGCGCGGTCATTTTCCATATGGCGGGAAACCTGATAGGTGAGTACCATGATTATGTGAGTGGAGTAGACCGCAAAGAAAAGACCGGACCGCCACGCCTGATCGTGATGGGGATTTTCAAACCGGAAACGATACTCTATTATGGCTATACGGTGCTCTTTGTCGGTATTTTATTAGGAATTTATCTCCTGTTAAATACCGGTCTTCCACTGCTGTTTATAGGGATTATCGGGATCATCAGCTCTACGCTTTACTACAAATTCAAGTATATAGCGTTAGGAGACCTGCTTATCTTTATCTGTTATGGCTTGTCGATTGCATTGGGAATGGCTTATGTCATGACCGGGCAATTGTTGTGGCCTATACTGCTCGTAATAACGCCTGTGGGGTTACTCATCGTAGCCATATTGCATGCCAATAATACGCGCGATATGTTACAGGATAAAGAAGCCGGTATACGTACTCAGGCAATGAATATGGGACTGGAAGGGTCTCAGATTACCTATCAGACATTGCTTTTGGCCGCTTACCTGCTGGTTGCGATCATGGTGATGATAGAGATGCTGGATACCTGGGTGTTCCTGGTACTTCTTAGTTTTCCGCTTGCCATTAAGAATATCAAACTGATGAGAAAAGCGACAATGGACGATCTGGGGATTATCCGCTTTCTGGATACCCACACAGCCCAATTGGTGCTGTTATTCAGTCTGCTCATGGTGGCCGGCAATGTAATAGCTTCTTTTATATAA